In Thermofilum pendens Hrk 5, the sequence TACCCCACTATGATCTTTGATGGTTTTTTGACGGAGAATATTCCCGTCTCTATTAGTCCAGGGACGCTCTTTAAGGAAAGCTCGAGCCTTAACGGGTCTTTAAGTTCGTCGAAAAGCGCATCGAGGATAAAGTTCCCGTTATCGGTTAGCACCGGTCCTAGCTTCCCTTTTTCGTAGGTTCTAAGCGTAACGTTCACCGCGCCGTAACTCTTCCTTAACTCCTCCATAACCTTCTTGAAAGCCTGAGGATGGACCTCTACGGGAACGTTAAGGTTCCTTGGGGTCTCCGCGACCTTTGTCGCATCCACAATTACTACATACTCCTTGGAGTAGTAGTCCACGATCTTTTCTCTAAGAAGACACCCTCCTCCCCCCTTGATCAGGGACCTATCCGGTAGCACGGTGTCGGCGCCGTCGAAGCTTACCTCTGGGGTGTACTCGTGTAGCGGTACTTCGAGTAGACCTTTCCCGGCAGCGTAGAGGCTTGTATCGATGGATGAGGATACAAAGAAAATTGTAAGGTTTTCCTGCCTTACCCTCTCGGCGAGTACGTCTATGAAGATCTTCACTGTAGTCCCACTCCCAAGCCCCACGACCATGCCGTCACGAACGTGGCGCGCAGCTTCCCTAGCGGCGTTTAGCTTCATACTGAGCGAATCCTCGGTCACGCACGCCTAAAGCGCCTGAGCCTTATTAAGAAAACGCGACGCGTGCGGGAGAAGGATAAGCCTAGCGTAGATTTTCGGCTCTTATTTTGAATGTTGGGGTTTTATTTCTGCTAGGAAGAAAAAGGTACGGTGTATCTCCAATGCCTGACGATGTGCCCGGATGGCCTTTAATGGAGGAGGAGGTCTTGATCCTGGAGGGCAAGGATAAGATATACTTCAATTTTCCCTACCAGCTGTACAAGAAGGAGTTGAGGAGGCGACTTCTAAGATACAACGTTGAAGTAAACATAAAGGAGGATGTTCTCGGCGGTAAACGGGTCGAAATCACTGTTGACAAACAAGTGGGTTTGGAGATAAAAGCTTGGCTTTCAATACGCCTCCCAACCATGCGAGAAAAATACTACGTAACAGAGCTAGAAGAAGTGTCGCATGCAAAAGAAGAAGCTTAGGTTGTCTGAGCGGATCCTGTTGCGTTACCTTTAAGCCTAAGCGCTTGAATGTTTCTCTGAGCGATGAAGAGCCTTGTAAGGGCTGAAGGTATGACGAGTCGAACCCCGCTGAGCAATTGCCGGGTAGATGTTTACATAGAAGTCCTAGAGCCATTTATAAGCAAGTGGATGTTCATAGAGTTGAAACACATTGCGACAGTTTTAGAGCCCAAATGCATTCACGTTTTCAATGTAAAGAGAGACTGCGAGATAGACGTTCTCAAAAAGGTTTTTGGAGAAGTGAGACATGAAAGCGTAACCGAAGAGTTACGCCTCGCGGAAACCTACGACACCGTGATAATCCTGGACCCCTCGGCGCCGACGCCTCTATCCCCGGAGGATTTCCGCGGTAAAACGGCCGTAGTTATCGGCGGCATTATGGGCTCACACCCCCCTAGGCGCAGAACGAGGGAGGAGTTGACGAGTAAAATGAGAATTGGAGCCGCGAGGAATATCGGGGACGGACAGTTCACCATAGACGGGGCCGCGTACGTAGCCCTAGAGGTCTCCCGCGGGAGGA encodes:
- the rpiA gene encoding ribose 5-phosphate isomerase A; the protein is MTEDSLSMKLNAAREAARHVRDGMVVGLGSGTTVKIFIDVLAERVRQENLTIFFVSSSIDTSLYAAGKGLLEVPLHEYTPEVSFDGADTVLPDRSLIKGGGGCLLREKIVDYYSKEYVVIVDATKVAETPRNLNVPVEVHPQAFKKVMEELRKSYGAVNVTLRTYEKGKLGPVLTDNGNFILDALFDELKDPLRLELSLKSVPGLIETGIFSVKKPSKIIVGYLHGVQVI